A genome region from Sphingorhabdus sp. SMR4y includes the following:
- a CDS encoding rod shape-determining protein, which yields MNNFFKLRSHDLAIDLGTANTLIYARDRGIVLDEPSVVALETMDGVTSVRAVGSDAKLMMGKAPVNIKVMRPLKDGVIADLDVAEQMINHLIHKVHKKKTGIFSRFNIVVCIPSGSTNVQLRALRDAASNAGASGIFFIEEPMAAAIGAGLAVTDPTGAMVVDIGGGTTEVAILSLQGLAYSTSGRMGGDKIDDTITSHIRRKHNLAIGESTTELIKHGIASAMSPADGGRTMHIKGRDLVSGMPKKIAITEAEIAQAIAEPIGQIAESVLNALEHSKPELAADIMEQGIVLTGGGALLGRIDEFISEKTGLAVTIADDPLTCVANGAGQAMEDPLLRNVLIPA from the coding sequence ATGAATAATTTTTTCAAGCTCCGGTCGCATGATCTGGCGATCGATCTCGGTACAGCCAACACTTTGATCTACGCGCGAGACCGCGGCATCGTGCTCGACGAGCCATCCGTTGTTGCGCTCGAGACGATGGACGGCGTGACCAGCGTGCGCGCCGTCGGCAGCGACGCCAAGCTGATGATGGGCAAGGCGCCGGTCAATATTAAAGTCATGCGCCCGCTCAAGGACGGCGTGATTGCCGATCTTGATGTCGCCGAGCAGATGATCAATCACCTCATCCACAAGGTGCACAAAAAGAAGACCGGAATATTCAGTCGCTTCAACATTGTTGTCTGCATCCCGTCCGGATCCACCAATGTGCAGCTTCGCGCGTTGCGAGACGCGGCCTCCAATGCCGGTGCGTCGGGTATATTTTTCATCGAAGAACCGATGGCTGCGGCGATTGGCGCCGGGCTGGCGGTGACCGACCCGACCGGCGCGATGGTAGTCGATATAGGCGGCGGCACCACCGAAGTTGCAATATTGTCTTTGCAGGGCCTGGCCTACAGCACGTCCGGACGCATGGGCGGCGACAAGATTGACGACACCATCACCTCGCATATCCGTCGCAAGCATAATCTGGCGATAGGCGAATCCACGACGGAGCTGATCAAACATGGTATCGCCAGTGCCATGAGCCCGGCGGACGGGGGCCGGACCATGCATATCAAGGGTCGCGATCTGGTCAGCGGCATGCCGAAGAAAATTGCCATCACCGAAGCCGAAATTGCCCAGGCGATTGCCGAACCGATCGGTCAAATCGCCGAATCCGTGCTCAACGCCCTCGAACATAGCAAGCCGGAACTGGCGGCGGACATCATGGAACAGGGCATTGTCCTGACCGGCGGCGGGGCCTTGCTGGGACGGATTGATGAATTTATCTCAGAGAAAACAGGGTTGGCGGTCACCATCGCCGATGATCCCCTGACCTGTGTCGCCAACGGTGCAGGCCAGGCGATGGAAGACCCGCTTCTGCGCAACGTGCTGATCCCCGCCTGA
- a CDS encoding SDR family NAD(P)-dependent oxidoreductase, whose product MSTVEFNDRVAIVTGAGAGLGREHAKELARRGVKVVVNDFGGARDGTGGSATVAEQVVAEIEAEGGEAMAAGCSVTDMPAVEKMVADAIAKWGHVDILVNNAGVLRDKSFHKMTMEDFQFVMDVHLTGSANCTKAVWDHMRERQYGRIVMTTSSTGLYGNFGQANYGAAKLALVGFMNTLHQEGAGKGIHTNCISPVAATRMTEDIMPEEALKALVPEAVTPAVVYLCSDGAPSKTILTAGAGGYAAAKIFETEGIWLPEDKRSAEAIAENMEQILDETGMQEYANGGGQGGKFFRRMQEVMKG is encoded by the coding sequence ATGAGCACTGTAGAATTTAACGACCGCGTTGCAATTGTCACCGGCGCTGGCGCCGGTCTGGGCCGCGAACATGCCAAGGAACTGGCACGGCGTGGCGTGAAGGTTGTCGTCAATGATTTCGGCGGCGCGCGCGACGGCACCGGCGGTTCGGCTACCGTGGCCGAACAGGTTGTCGCTGAAATCGAAGCCGAGGGCGGCGAAGCCATGGCAGCCGGCTGCAGCGTCACCGACATGCCTGCGGTAGAAAAAATGGTCGCCGATGCGATTGCCAAATGGGGCCATGTCGACATTCTCGTCAACAATGCCGGCGTGCTGCGCGACAAGAGCTTCCACAAGATGACGATGGAAGATTTCCAGTTCGTCATGGATGTCCATCTGACCGGTAGCGCCAATTGTACCAAGGCGGTCTGGGACCATATGCGCGAACGTCAATATGGCCGGATCGTGATGACCACATCGTCGACCGGTCTCTATGGCAATTTCGGCCAGGCCAATTATGGCGCCGCGAAACTGGCGCTGGTCGGTTTCATGAACACGCTGCACCAGGAAGGTGCTGGGAAGGGGATCCACACCAACTGTATTTCGCCGGTGGCCGCGACCCGCATGACCGAAGATATCATGCCGGAAGAAGCGCTGAAGGCACTGGTTCCCGAAGCGGTAACCCCTGCGGTGGTCTATCTGTGCAGCGACGGCGCGCCGTCGAAGACCATATTGACCGCCGGTGCCGGTGGCTATGCAGCGGCGAAAATCTTTGAAACAGAAGGCATCTGGCTGCCTGAAGACAAGCGCAGCGCAGAGGCGATCGCGGAGAATATGGAGCAGATTCTCGACGAAACCGGCATGCAGGAATATGCCAATGGTGGCGGCCAGGGCGGCAAATTCTTCCGCCGGATGCAGGAAGTCATGAAGGGCTAA
- a CDS encoding universal stress protein, with translation MSVPTKILVATDLTARGDRPFARAKTLADTWDAARTLLFVSNPKKEVDIAKVEAQLLRTYGADAEGCNLAINYGKPPHVIADTAEQLDSDLIIVGAARHNNISDFFLGTAVDHLVHHAKAPVLIVKERPRGNYDRILVATDFSDFSAHALRTALDLFPNAKIDLVHAYHVAYEAWLKSDGVADEMLADAEKDLQDFIAGLDLPESAASRVSPQLVEGNLHQSVYNMLDSGDFDLLVLGTHGRGGFVMATIGSRASEMMGWSPVDVLMVRKPS, from the coding sequence ATGTCCGTACCGACGAAAATTCTGGTCGCCACCGATCTGACAGCGAGAGGGGACAGGCCGTTCGCGCGGGCCAAGACACTCGCTGACACATGGGACGCGGCGCGCACCCTGCTGTTTGTCAGCAATCCCAAGAAGGAAGTGGATATCGCGAAGGTCGAGGCGCAGCTGCTTCGCACCTATGGCGCCGATGCCGAAGGCTGCAATCTGGCGATAAACTATGGCAAGCCGCCGCATGTCATTGCCGACACAGCGGAACAGCTGGACAGTGATCTGATCATAGTCGGCGCTGCGCGTCACAATAATATCTCCGATTTTTTCCTCGGCACGGCGGTTGATCATCTGGTGCACCACGCCAAGGCTCCCGTGCTGATCGTGAAGGAACGCCCGCGCGGCAATTATGACCGGATATTGGTAGCGACAGACTTTTCCGATTTTTCCGCCCATGCGCTGCGTACCGCACTGGATCTGTTTCCGAACGCCAAAATCGACCTCGTGCACGCCTATCATGTCGCCTATGAAGCCTGGCTGAAATCCGATGGTGTTGCGGATGAGATGCTGGCCGATGCGGAAAAGGACCTGCAGGACTTCATAGCCGGTCTGGACCTGCCGGAGAGCGCTGCATCGCGCGTCAGCCCGCAGCTCGTCGAAGGCAATTTGCACCAGTCGGTGTACAATATGCTCGATAGCGGTGACTTTGATCTGCTGGTGCTCGGGACGCACGGGCGTGGCGGTTTCGTCATGGCAACCATCGGCAGCCGCGCCAGCGAAATGATGGGCTGGTCGCCGGTCGATGTGCTGATGGTTAGAAAACCTTCGTAG
- a CDS encoding DUF2189 domain-containing protein, protein MSTGKQAQIVPTSVASDLALSDLRAALVAGWNDFRAYPAFGLFFAAIYVGAGMFIYFALFERGEVAWLVPAAAGFPLLAPFVAVGLYEVSRRREAGLPMSWRAILGALRGRGDEQILSMGVILFVAFGFWLMVAHGIFAIFLAESGIGSESIALLATGAGLMMLLVGGVVGALMALAFYAITVISLPMLVDRNVDFITAIIVSLASVRSNKFVLLIWAILIATALFVAMLPLFLGLLVVLPVLGHATWHLYRRLTSEPATARPQAGDQLLA, encoded by the coding sequence GTGAGCACAGGCAAACAGGCACAGATTGTACCGACCTCGGTAGCCAGCGATCTGGCGCTGAGCGATCTGCGCGCCGCACTGGTAGCAGGCTGGAATGATTTCAGAGCCTATCCGGCTTTCGGGCTGTTTTTCGCCGCCATCTATGTCGGCGCCGGTATGTTCATTTATTTTGCCCTGTTCGAACGCGGCGAAGTCGCGTGGCTGGTCCCGGCGGCTGCGGGCTTTCCCCTGCTCGCGCCATTTGTTGCCGTTGGCCTGTATGAAGTGAGTCGCCGGCGAGAAGCCGGCCTGCCTATGAGCTGGCGCGCAATTCTCGGAGCCTTGCGCGGACGCGGCGACGAGCAGATATTGAGCATGGGCGTCATCCTGTTTGTCGCTTTCGGCTTCTGGCTGATGGTCGCGCACGGAATATTCGCGATCTTTCTGGCCGAGTCCGGTATCGGGTCGGAATCGATCGCGCTTCTGGCCACGGGTGCGGGTCTGATGATGTTGCTGGTGGGCGGTGTCGTCGGCGCGCTGATGGCGCTGGCCTTTTATGCGATTACGGTCATCAGCCTGCCGATGCTGGTGGACCGCAATGTCGATTTTATCACCGCCATCATTGTCAGCCTGGCATCCGTACGCTCCAACAAATTTGTATTGCTGATCTGGGCCATTTTGATTGCGACAGCATTATTTGTCGCCATGCTGCCGCTATTTCTGGGGCTGCTCGTCGTGCTCCCGGTACTGGGGCACGCAACCTGGCATCTGTACCGGCGCTTGACCAGCGAGCCCGCTACAGCGCGTCCACAAGCTGGTGATCAGCTGCTGGCCTAG
- a CDS encoding WS/DGAT/MGAT family O-acyltransferase, giving the protein MKQLSALDAMFAYTETANTPMHIGQLLIYDPSTAPGGKVGFKDILRYIEGRLDGARIFRQKLVRVPLDLDHPYWVDDANFDLEFHVRHIALPKPGDWRQLCIQAARIYARPMDMNKPLWEYTVIEGLDNVEGVPNGSFAVLHKMHHAAIDGQSGLQMTLALHDLDAEMKPRKFDLQFEPEKDPNPVALLAKAQFNNIANPVRGLQNLQKLIPMPKRLFEVQREFRQRDDAKGSIPKTRFNKKLSPHRVFDGREFALSDIKKIREAFPGATVNDVMIAVVSGSMRGYLVAKDDLPEKTLKIGAPVSVRTDDDKDSAGNQVTMMQVGVGTHLADAGDRLKFIMEETRRSKAMTQALGAKTLMELSGAMPAGLTAAGTKMMVRAGLVERLNPAVNTVVTNVPGPMVPMYFAGAELVKSFGMGILAEGQGLFHVVTSYNGNVILTFLADRNIMPDPEFYATCISDSFADLMAAAAKQAASDSKKARAKKSKQPKKPKKRVSSSAATAGRGRSKTTAK; this is encoded by the coding sequence ATGAAACAGCTAAGCGCACTTGATGCGATGTTTGCCTATACTGAAACCGCGAACACGCCGATGCATATCGGCCAGCTGTTGATCTATGATCCCTCGACCGCGCCCGGCGGCAAAGTCGGGTTCAAGGACATATTGCGCTATATCGAGGGGCGTCTCGATGGCGCGCGGATTTTCCGGCAGAAACTGGTGCGGGTGCCGCTTGATCTCGACCACCCCTATTGGGTCGACGACGCCAATTTCGATCTCGAGTTTCACGTTCGCCATATCGCCCTGCCGAAGCCGGGTGACTGGCGGCAATTGTGTATTCAGGCGGCGCGCATCTACGCCCGGCCGATGGATATGAACAAGCCGCTGTGGGAATATACGGTGATCGAGGGGCTGGATAATGTCGAGGGTGTGCCGAACGGCAGCTTTGCAGTGCTGCACAAGATGCACCATGCCGCGATTGACGGTCAGTCGGGTTTGCAGATGACATTGGCGCTGCACGATCTCGACGCCGAAATGAAACCCCGCAAGTTCGACTTGCAGTTCGAACCGGAGAAAGACCCCAATCCCGTTGCCCTGCTGGCCAAAGCGCAGTTCAACAATATTGCCAATCCGGTGCGCGGGCTGCAGAATCTGCAGAAGCTGATCCCGATGCCGAAACGGCTGTTCGAGGTGCAGCGCGAATTTCGCCAGCGCGATGACGCAAAGGGCAGTATTCCCAAGACGCGCTTCAACAAGAAGCTCAGCCCGCATCGGGTGTTCGATGGTCGCGAATTCGCCTTGTCGGACATCAAGAAAATCCGGGAGGCCTTTCCCGGCGCGACAGTGAACGATGTGATGATCGCGGTGGTCAGCGGATCGATGCGCGGCTATCTGGTGGCCAAGGATGACCTCCCCGAAAAGACGCTGAAAATCGGGGCGCCGGTCTCCGTTCGGACCGATGACGACAAGGATAGCGCCGGCAACCAGGTGACGATGATGCAGGTGGGCGTCGGCACCCATCTCGCCGATGCGGGTGACCGGCTGAAATTCATCATGGAGGAAACCCGGAGGTCCAAGGCGATGACCCAGGCACTGGGCGCCAAGACTTTGATGGAACTATCCGGCGCGATGCCGGCCGGACTGACCGCAGCGGGCACCAAGATGATGGTTCGCGCCGGTCTGGTCGAGCGGCTCAATCCGGCGGTGAATACGGTGGTGACCAATGTGCCGGGGCCGATGGTACCGATGTATTTTGCCGGTGCCGAGCTGGTCAAGTCCTTCGGCATGGGCATTCTTGCCGAAGGGCAGGGGCTGTTCCATGTCGTGACCAGCTATAATGGCAATGTCATCCTGACCTTTCTGGCCGACCGCAATATCATGCCGGATCCGGAATTTTACGCGACCTGTATTTCCGACAGTTTTGCCGACCTCATGGCAGCAGCGGCAAAACAGGCGGCGTCGGATTCGAAAAAGGCCAGGGCGAAGAAGTCCAAACAGCCGAAAAAACCGAAAAAGCGTGTTTCCTCTTCTGCCGCTACGGCGGGCAGGGGCCGGTCAAAAACGACAGCAAAATAG
- a CDS encoding MaoC family dehydratase yields MPTIKASELESWKGKEVGVSDWVLVDQDRINTFADCTEDHQFIHIDEEAAAKTPFGGTIAHGLLTLSLLPKLSYGTTLGLEGTVMGINYGFDKVRFLNPVRAGSKVRGRHTLVDAIEKQPGRWLLTYNVVVEIDGIETPALIATSLVMIVVG; encoded by the coding sequence ATGCCAACGATCAAAGCAAGCGAACTGGAATCCTGGAAGGGCAAGGAAGTCGGCGTTTCCGACTGGGTTCTGGTCGATCAGGACCGGATCAACACATTCGCCGACTGTACCGAAGATCACCAGTTTATCCATATTGATGAAGAGGCCGCAGCAAAAACGCCATTTGGCGGCACCATCGCCCATGGATTGCTGACGCTCTCGCTGTTGCCGAAACTGTCTTACGGCACGACGCTGGGTCTCGAAGGCACGGTGATGGGCATCAACTACGGTTTCGACAAGGTGCGTTTCCTCAATCCGGTCCGCGCCGGTTCCAAGGTGCGTGGCCGTCATACACTGGTCGATGCGATCGAGAAGCAGCCAGGCCGCTGGTTGCTGACCTATAATGTCGTCGTCGAAATTGACGGAATCGAGACACCGGCCCTGATCGCCACCTCGTTGGTGATGATTGTCGTCGGCTAG